The genomic region GACCGAAGAAGAAGGTCACGATGATCGGGAACATGCCGAAGAAGCCCGAGCGGATCGCGATCCAGAGTGCCTCGGCGGTGACGAGTTCCTCGGTATCAACTGGCGTGGCGAGGATGGCGTCGTAGGTTCGCTGGAAGTGGTACTTCACGAAGGTGCCGAACATTGCCGGCAGGGCGCTGCTGAAGATGACTGAGGTGGCGACCATGCCGGTGCCGACGAACTGCACGTACGGGATTCCATTGACGTCGCCGACGATCGTCGAGCCGAGGCCGAGGCCGAACGCCAGCAGGTAGATCGTCGGGTCGAGGATGCTGTTGAAGGCCGTGCCCTTCCAGAAAGTGCGGAAGTTGGCGGCCTCGCGGCTCATCACGGCGGTGATTGCGGCCGGGTCGAAGCGGCGGATGCGGATCACGCGGCCGCGGGTTGTGACGACCTCGTTCATTCCGCGTGCTCCCCGGTGAGCTTCACGAAGACATCCTCAAGCGAAGCCGCACGCTCGATCGCGTGATCGGGGATCAGCTCACGCGGGGCGTCTTCGGCTTGGAGCACAGCGATCGCGGGTCCGGCAGCGCGAACGCTGATGCCGGCGGTGTTGAAGCGGTCGCGGTGTTCTTCGAGTTCGTGCGGCGGGCCGTAGATCTCGACGGTGTGCGTGCCGGCGTGTTCCTTGATCAGGTCGCTCGGCTTGCCGCGGGCAATCACGGCACCTTCAGTCATCACGGCAACCTCGTCGGCCAGGCGCTCGGCCTCTTCGATGTAGTGGGTGGACATCAGGATCGTCGAGCCGGCGGTGCGCAGGCCGTCGATCAGCGTCCAGAGCTGCGTGCGGATCTGCGGGTCGAGTCCCACGGTCGGCTCGTCCAGCAGGACGAGCTCGGGGTCGTGAACCAGGCCACGAGCGAGCAGCAACCTGCGGCGCATTCCGCCGGAGAGCTCGCCGACGGAGTCCTTGCGGCGGTCGGTCAGGCGCGCGATCTCGAGCGCGCGGTCAACTGC from Solirubrobacterales bacterium harbors:
- a CDS encoding ABC transporter permease encodes the protein MNEVVTTRGRVIRIRRFDPAAITAVMSREAANFRTFWKGTAFNSILDPTIYLLAFGLGLGSTIVGDVNGIPYVQFVGTGMVATSVIFSSALPAMFGTFVKYHFQRTYDAILATPVDTEELVTAEALWIAIRSGFFGMFPIIVTFFFGLEPTPGMLLIPIFCFVTAFGFASFGIGVAAKAQKIDQFNYVTTTCITPLFLVAGTFFPIEGLPQAAQVIAQFNPLYQLVELVRGAAFGFETVDILRFFALVAFSLVLWRVAIRLMTQRLID
- a CDS encoding ATP-binding cassette domain-containing protein; this translates as MNRRVAAIELKGVKKAFGDIQAVNGLDLEVPAGICLGLLGPNGAGKSTTMRILTGQTIADEGSIKVLDMELPKQAKFARARMGVVPQLDNLDVDVTVEQNLAVFARLYRAPSVPEAVDRALEIARLTDRRKDSVGELSGGMRRRLLLARGLVHDPELVLLDEPTVGLDPQIRTQLWTLIDGLRTAGSTILMSTHYIEEAERLADEVAVMTEGAVIARGKPSDLIKEHAGTHTVEIYGPPHELEEHRDRFNTAGISVRAAGPAIAVLQAEDAPRELIPDHAIERAASLEDVFVKLTGEHAE